The genomic region TGTTCACCTTCATCAAGGAGCGTAAGTTCGGCCGCGGCTGCGTCGAGGAGTGGGAACGGGATGCCGCCGAGTTAGTGGCCCGGGCACAGGCATTGCTGGAATTTACCGTACAGACGCTCAGCCAGAGGCCCTTCATCTTCGGCGACAGCCCCACCCTTGCCGACGCGGCGCTGTACGGTCAGTGTTGCACGTTACGCTTCGCCGATGCCGCGATGCCTGCCGCGCTCACGCCGGTGCTGAGCGAGTGGATGGCGCGGCTCGAAGCCGCCGTGAAACGCACCTGAGCCGGAAAGAACTCTCACCCCGCAGCCGCACGCGGGTCGAGGCGGTCGCGCAGATAATCGCCGAGAAAGTTGAACGCCATGATGGTGAGGAAGATGAAGACACCTGGCGTCAGTATCCATGGGTACTTGACCAGGTTCTGCACGTTCTGCGCGTCGGCAAGCAAATTCCCCCAGCTGGCGCTGGGTTCCTGGATGCCCAGGCCGAGCAGCGACAGAGCGCTCTCCCCCAGAATGAAACCCGGGATACTGACGGTCGCGGCAATGATGGTGTAGCTGAAGGTGCCGGGGATGACGTGGCGCGTCAGGATGCGCCAGCGCGTCGCACCCAGGGCGCGGGCCGCCACGACGTACTCGTACTCCCGCAGCGAAGAGACCATGCCGCGGATGATGCGGGCAAAGCCGGCCCAACTGATGAAGCTCAGCAGGACGACGATGATGAAGAAGGTGGTCGCCGACGACAGGTTAGCGGGAATCACCGCCGCCAACGCCAGCAGGAAGTAGAACGACGGCAGCGACATCTCCACCTCCACCAGCCGCATGATGAGGTTGTCGACCCAGCCACCGGTGTACCCGGCGATGCTGCCCACCAGGGTGCCGATGGTGAAGCTGATCGACACACCAACGAGGCCGATCGATAGGCTCACGCGGCTGCCGTAGACGATGCGTGAGAACAGATCGCGTCCGACCCCGTCGGTTCCCAACAGAAAGAACCGGCCGGCATCTGGCGGTGTGGTGAACAAGTGCCCGCCGAAAAAGAGACGGATCGGGATGCGCACCTCCGTTTGCTCCTCGTAACGCCGCGTCATCGGATCGACCAGAAGGTACGGATGCGTGTAAAGGAGGCCCTCGCTCCAACGTCCCGGCGGGTTGACGTGTAAGCTGGACGGGGGGCAGTGGGGAAACGCCCGGTTCTGCGTGGCGAAATCGTACGGCGCCACGAAGGGCGCGGCGATCGCCGTCAGGTAGAAGAGGGCCAGGAGGACGGCGCTGCCCCATACGACAGCGCCGGGATGCCGCGTCGGGGTCATAAGAGCGCTCCGTCTACTGGCTTTCTCTTCAACGGGAACCTTCCGAGCGCGTGAAATCGATGCGCGGATCCACCAACGTGAGGGCCAGGTCGGCAAGCAAATTGCCCAGCAGCAGCAGCACCGATCCCATCAGGACCGAGCCCATGACCAGGTAGACGTCGAGTGAGCGCACGGCATCGAGCATGAGGGTTCCGAGCCCCTGGAGGTTCATGACCGCTTCCACCAGCGCGGCGCCGCCGAGCAGATTCCCCAACTCGAACCCGGCCAGTGTGATGAACGGGTTCAGCGCGTTGCGTAGAATATGCTTGACCACCACGACGCGCTCGGGCAGCCCCTTGGCGCGTGCCGTGCGCACGAAGTCGGCCTGTTTGATTTCGAGAATGTTGGCGCGCATCAAGCGCATCAGGCTCGCCATGCCGCCGAGGCCCAGCACGATCATCGGCAACCACAAGTGTTGCAGGCGGTCCGTGATCTTCCCCCACAACGGCAGGCTGTCGTAGTAGACCGAGAAGGAACCGCCGATCGGAAACCAACCGGTCCGCAGCGCCGCAAACATCAGCAGAAAGGCCAGGAAAAAATTCGGCAGCGACATGCCGAAGAAGGCGAAAAACGACAGGGTCCTGTCCGTCATCGAGTTCGGGCGCAGTGCCACGATGATGCCGATCGGGATCGCCAGACTCCACGTCACCAGCATACTGGCCAACGCCAGGACCACAGTATTGCCGACGCGGGCGCCGATCAGGTCAATGATCTTCACCCGATAGGCCACGGACACACCCAAATCGAGGTGCAGCACCCGCCAGAGCCACTTCAGATAGCGCAGCAGCAGCGGATCACCGTAGCCAAACTGCACCTCCATTTGATGAATCACATCCGGCGAGATCGACGGGTTCATCTTGAGCGTGCTGAAGTAGTCCCCCGGCGCCAGATCGATGACGAGAAAGGACAGGAAGGTGATCCCGAGCAAGAGCGGGATCATGTGGAGCACGCGGCGACCGAGGTACCGAAGCATAAGGGTTCGGGGGTTCGGGGGTTCAAGGGTTCAAGGACACTGATGGCTTTCGACCCTCAAAGTCTTGATCCCTTGAACCCTTGACCGCTGCAACTCACTCCGCGATACGAATCAGCTCCGGGCGGTACAGGCCCCACACCGTGGGGCGGAAGTTCTGTATCGACCTCTTGTAGGCCGAGAACTGCGTCGCGCGGACGGTTTCGATCAGCGGCAGCTGCTGGTGCAGGATTTCCTGGATGCGCCAGTAGTACGATGGTCGTTTCTGGACATCGATCTCCCCTGAGCCTTGATCGAGCAGCTTGTCGATTTCTGCTTCCCACGGCGTCGCCGGGGCCGGCTGATTCGGGTTCCACAGGTGCAGGTTACCGCTGGAGCGCAGCATGTTCGCTCCGTTGTTGGGCTCCGTCGTGCCGGTAAAGCCGATGAGGACGGCATCCCAGTCAAAGGTGTGGTCAAGCTTCTCGACCAACGTGGTAAACTCGAGCGGGCGGTAGTTGACCTTCATGCCGAGTTTGGTCCAGTCTTCTTTGAGCATCGAGCACATCCGCTCACGCACTTGGTTGCCGGCGTTGGTGTTGAGCGTGAACTCGATCGGGTTGCCGGCGCCATCTTCGATGACACCGTCGCCATTGCGGTCGATATAACCGCCTTCCTTCAGCAGGCGTCGGGCCTCGTCCAGATCATACGCATAATCCTGCAGGTTGGGGTTGTGGTACAGCTTGTTTTCCGGCGAGATCTCCGCCACCGCCGGCTTGCCATAACCATTCAGACAGTTGACGATCATCGACTGCTTGTCGATGGCATGCGCCAGAGCCTTCAGAAAGTTCGGGTCGGTGAACCAGGTCAGGCGCGGATCGGCCTTGCCGTTCTGGACGAAATGCTGCGGGTTGCGGTTGAACGCCACGAATTGTGAACCGGTATCGAGGCCAACGTCCTGCACCACAATCTTGAGCTCGTCGGCCTTGGCGCGCAGGTCGCCCACTTCTTCCGGGCGCGGAGAGTGTGCGTCGGTCTGTCCCGAGAGAAACTTCAGGTACATGGTGTCCTGGTTCGGCACGACGAGGACCGTTTGGATGTCGAGATACGGCAATGGTTTGCCGGCATCGTCCTTCATCCAGTAATCGGGGTTGCGTCGAAATTCGATGAACTGTGCCGGCACGTAGCGCGCCATCCGGTAAGGACCCGTACCGATGATCTGTTCAGGTGGCGTGTCGATACCCCAGGACTGG from Candidatus Binatia bacterium harbors:
- a CDS encoding ABC transporter substrate-binding protein, with translation MRHLILAAVLASLVVACRQSSEPSARTPASSSLAQRLVSATISDPKTFNPLLVVDGASAAAVGDLFEGLARLNPVTIEMEPRLAEKWEISADGTVYTFHLRHDVRWHDGVALTAADVAFTFDAIFDDRVPNSSKHTLLIDGQRVKTEIADDFTIRLILPRPFAPLINALGFDILPKHILGPALQNGTFAQSWGIDTPPEQIIGTGPYRMARYVPAQFIEFRRNPDYWMKDDAGKPLPYLDIQTVLVVPNQDTMYLKFLSGQTDAHSPRPEEVGDLRAKADELKIVVQDVGLDTGSQFVAFNRNPQHFVQNGKADPRLTWFTDPNFLKALAHAIDKQSMIVNCLNGYGKPAVAEISPENKLYHNPNLQDYAYDLDEARRLLKEGGYIDRNGDGVIEDGAGNPIEFTLNTNAGNQVRERMCSMLKEDWTKLGMKVNYRPLEFTTLVEKLDHTFDWDAVLIGFTGTTEPNNGANMLRSSGNLHLWNPNQPAPATPWEAEIDKLLDQGSGEIDVQKRPSYYWRIQEILHQQLPLIETVRATQFSAYKRSIQNFRPTVWGLYRPELIRIAE
- a CDS encoding ABC transporter permease, whose amino-acid sequence is MTPTRHPGAVVWGSAVLLALFYLTAIAAPFVAPYDFATQNRAFPHCPPSSLHVNPPGRWSEGLLYTHPYLLVDPMTRRYEEQTEVRIPIRLFFGGHLFTTPPDAGRFFLLGTDGVGRDLFSRIVYGSRVSLSIGLVGVSISFTIGTLVGSIAGYTGGWVDNLIMRLVEVEMSLPSFYFLLALAAVIPANLSSATTFFIIVVLLSFISWAGFARIIRGMVSSLREYEYVVAARALGATRWRILTRHVIPGTFSYTIIAATVSIPGFILGESALSLLGLGIQEPSASWGNLLADAQNVQNLVKYPWILTPGVFIFLTIMAFNFLGDYLRDRLDPRAAAG
- a CDS encoding glutathione S-transferase C-terminal domain-containing protein; this translates as FTFIKERKFGRGCVEEWERDAAELVARAQALLEFTVQTLSQRPFIFGDSPTLADAALYGQCCTLRFADAAMPAALTPVLSEWMARLEAAVKRT
- a CDS encoding ABC transporter permease, whose product is MLRYLGRRVLHMIPLLLGITFLSFLVIDLAPGDYFSTLKMNPSISPDVIHQMEVQFGYGDPLLLRYLKWLWRVLHLDLGVSVAYRVKIIDLIGARVGNTVVLALASMLVTWSLAIPIGIIVALRPNSMTDRTLSFFAFFGMSLPNFFLAFLLMFAALRTGWFPIGGSFSVYYDSLPLWGKITDRLQHLWLPMIVLGLGGMASLMRLMRANILEIKQADFVRTARAKGLPERVVVVKHILRNALNPFITLAGFELGNLLGGAALVEAVMNLQGLGTLMLDAVRSLDVYLVMGSVLMGSVLLLLGNLLADLALTLVDPRIDFTRSEGSR